The following proteins come from a genomic window of bacterium CG_4_10_14_0_2_um_filter_33_32:
- a CDS encoding ABC transporter, producing MLEVSNITKEFKSGDVKVVAVNNIDFKVPQGKFISIIGKSGSGKSTLLSILGALDRPTSGKIIVDGKDISRMSEKEQVSYRSKEIGFIFQNYNLIPNISALENVTITMEFAGTPSKDRKERATKLLDEVGIEGEKQRRKPGRLSGGEQQRVAIARALANKPKLILADEPTGNLDSQTGKMIFDLLHKLSRIENTTIIAVTHDLSIAGKTDMTFKLFDGKISDSK from the coding sequence ATGCTAGAAGTGTCTAATATAACAAAAGAATTTAAATCAGGCGATGTAAAAGTTGTTGCCGTTAACAATATAGATTTTAAGGTGCCACAAGGAAAATTTATTTCAATAATAGGGAAAAGCGGTAGCGGTAAAAGCACTTTGTTATCAATCTTGGGTGCCCTTGATAGGCCGACATCAGGCAAAATAATTGTTGACGGTAAAGATATCTCTCGTATGTCTGAAAAAGAACAAGTGTCTTATCGTTCTAAAGAAATAGGCTTTATATTTCAAAATTATAATTTAATTCCAAATATTTCTGCTCTAGAGAATGTAACGATTACTATGGAGTTTGCTGGTACACCTTCTAAGGATAGAAAAGAACGAGCAACAAAATTATTAGACGAAGTTGGTATAGAAGGTGAAAAGCAAAGAAGGAAACCGGGACGGCTTTCCGGAGGAGAACAACAAAGAGTAGCTATTGCAAGAGCATTAGCAAATAAGCCAAAGCTGATTCTTGCTGACGAACCTACTGGGAATCTTGATTCTCAAACAGGTAAGATGATTTTTGATCTGCTTCATAAACTTTCCAGAATAGAAAATACAACAATCATAGCAGTGACTCACGATCTTTCTATTGCAGGTAAAACGGATATGACATTTAAGCTTTTTGATGGCAAGATTAGTGATAGTAAATAA